From Lysobacter lycopersici:
AGGAAAACGTCCGTGGCCAGGACGTGTTCGTGATCCAGCCGACCTGCGCGCCCAGCGCGGAGAACCTGGTCGAGCTGCTGGTGCTGATCGACGCGCTCAAGCGCGCATCCGCCAACAGCGTGACCGCGGTGGTGCCGTACTTCGGCTACGCGCGCCAGGATCGTCGCCCGCGCTCGGCGCGGGTGCCGATCACGGCCAAGGTCGCGGCGCAGATGTTCTCCACCGTGCACGCCGACCGTGTGCTGACCGTGGACCTGCACGCGGACCAGATCCAGGGCTTCTTCGACATCCCGGTCGACAACGTGTACGCCTCCCCGCTGCTGCTCGCCGACATCTGGCGCGCGCACGGCACCGACAACCTGATCGTGGTGTCCCCGGACGTGGGCGGCGTGGTCCGCGCGCGGGCCATCGCCAAGCGCCTCGACGACGCCGAGCTGGCCATCATCGACAAGCGCCGGCCGAAGGCCAACGTCGCGACGGTGATGAACATCATCGGCGACGTCGCGGGCAAGACCTGCGTGCTGGTGGACGACATCGTCGACACCGCCGGCACCCTGTGCGCGGCGGCGGCGGCGCTCAAGGCGCAGGGCGCGACCAAGGTGGTCGCATACTGCACGCATCCGGTGCTCTCGGGCGCCGCGATCGACAACATTTCGAAGTCGCAGCTGGACGAGCTGGTGGT
This genomic window contains:
- a CDS encoding ribose-phosphate diphosphokinase; protein product: MKDERNLLVFAGNANPALAKAVCRELGVRPGKALVGKFSDGEVQVEIEENVRGQDVFVIQPTCAPSAENLVELLVLIDALKRASANSVTAVVPYFGYARQDRRPRSARVPITAKVAAQMFSTVHADRVLTVDLHADQIQGFFDIPVDNVYASPLLLADIWRAHGTDNLIVVSPDVGGVVRARAIAKRLDDAELAIIDKRRPKANVATVMNIIGDVAGKTCVLVDDIVDTAGTLCAAAAALKAQGATKVVAYCTHPVLSGAAIDNISKSQLDELVVTDTIPLTDAAKACGRIRQLSVAELLAETVRRIAFGESVSSLYVD